A single window of Phaenicophaeus curvirostris isolate KB17595 chromosome 7, BPBGC_Pcur_1.0, whole genome shotgun sequence DNA harbors:
- the GALNT5 gene encoding polypeptide N-acetylgalactosaminyltransferase 5, whose translation MHRVLSVDATLAPRDPRAPGQFGHAVAVPDGKQEEAKSRWKEGNFNVYLSDLIPVDRAIVDTRPAGCSEQRVHDDLPTTTIIMCFVDEVWSTLLRSVHSVLSRSPPHLIEEVILVDDFSTKEYLKEELDKYMSRFPKVKILHLKERHGLIRARLAGAEIAKGTVLTFLDSHVECNVGWLEPLLERVRLNRTKVACPVIEVISDKDMSYMTVDNFQRGIFTWPMNFGWKQIPQEVIKKNNIKETDIIRCPVMAGGLFSIDKKYFFELGTYDPGLDVWGGENLEISFKVWMCGGEIEIVPCSRVGHIFRNDNPYSFPKDRVRTVERNLARVAEVWLDEYKDLFYGHAYHLILKNLDVGNLTQQIQLRKKLQCKSFRWYLENVYPDLEAPLVKASGLLVNTATARCVTVENTTLAFEACDVHSKNQKFNYTWLRLIQHGELCLAPAGTVGALGLHRCQGKNHSLTWLHRSLAAFQPELADHIISEHLQQPVCLEVDPSHKALRVNACDSTNPYQKWQFGNYYAD comes from the exons ATGCACAGGGTCTTGTCTGTGGATGCTACGctcgcccccagggacccccgaGCTCCCGGCCAGTTTGGGCACGCGGTGGCGGTGCCTGATGGCAAACAAGAAGAAGCAAAAAGtagatggaaggaaggaaacttTAACGTCTACCTCAGCGATTTGATCCCCGTGGACAGAGCCATAGTGGACACCAGGCCTGCCGG GTGCTCAGAGCAGCGGGTTCACGATGACCTCCCGACCACCACCATCATCATGTGCTTCGTGGATGAGGTGTGGTCCACGCTCCTGCGCTCCGTTCACAGTGTCCTCAGCAGGTCTCCTCCACACCTGATCGAAGAAGTCATTTTGGTGGATGACTTCAGCACTAAAG aaTACCTCAAGGAGGAGCTGGATAAATACATGTCGCGTTTCCCAAAAGTGAAGATCCTCCATCTCAAGGAGAGGCACGGTCTGATACGGGCCAGGTTGGCAGGAGCGGAGATCGCCAAAG GCACCGTCCTGACGTTCTTGGACTCACACGTGGAGTGCAACGTGGGGTGGCTGGAGCCGCTGCTCGAGAGGGTCCGCCTGAACCGGACCAAGGTCGCCTGCCCCGTCATCGAGGTCATCAGTGACAAGGACATGAG TTACATGACCGTGGACAACTTTCAGCGTGGGATTTTCACTTGGCCAATGAATTTTGGATGGAAGCAGATCCCACAAGAGGTcatcaagaaaaataacatcaagGAAACTGATATAAtaag GTGCCCAGTCATGGCGGGTGGCCTGTTTTCCATTgataagaagtatttttttgagCTCGGAACGTATGATCCAGGACTGGATGTTTGGGGAGGTGAAAATCTGGAGATTTCATTCAAG GTCTGGATGTGtggaggagagattgagattgTTCCGTGCTCCAGAGTTGGTCACATTTTCAGGAACGACAATCCTTATTCCTTCCCCAAAGATCGGGTGAGAACAGTGGAGAGGAACCTGGCCCGTGTGGCAGAGGTCTGGCTGGACGAGTACAAGGACTTATTCTACGGCCACGCGTACCACTTGATCTTGAAAAACCTGGATGTCGGCAACCTGACCCAACAAATCCAGCTGCGAAAGAAGCTTCAGTGCAAAAGTTTCCGGTGGTACCTGGAGAACGTCTACCCAGACCTGGAAGCACCGCTGGTTAAAGCCAGTGGGCTG CTTGTTAACACAGCCACGGCGAGATGTGTCACTGTGGAAAACACCACCCTAGCTTTTGAGGCGTGTGATGTGCACAGCAAG AACCAGAAGTTCAACTACACCTGGCTGAGGCTGATCCAGCACGGAGAGCTGTGCCTGGCCCCGGCCGGCACTGTGGGAGCGCTGGGGCTGCACCGCTGCCAGGGCAAGAACCACAGCCTGACGTGGCTGCACCGATCGCTGGCCGCCTTCCAGCCAGAGCTG GCGGACCACATCATCTCGGAGCACCTCCAGCAGCCAGTGTGCTTGGAAGTGGATCCCTCTCACAAAGCCCTGAGGGTAAACGCCTGTGACTCCACAAATCCTTATCAGAAGTGGCAGTTTGGCAATTACTATGCAGACTGA